From a single Alkalihalophilus pseudofirmus genomic region:
- a CDS encoding DUF951 domain-containing protein, protein MTDKEFALGDVVEMKKQHPCGENRWKIIRMGMDVRIKCLGCQHSVMLPRKEFTKKLKRILEKAPNS, encoded by the coding sequence ATGACAGATAAAGAATTTGCACTCGGGGATGTCGTAGAAATGAAGAAGCAGCATCCGTGCGGAGAGAATCGCTGGAAGATCATACGCATGGGAATGGATGTTAGAATTAAATGCTTAGGGTGTCAGCATAGTGTCATGCTTCCAAGAAAAGAGTTTACAAAAAAATTGAAACGGATTTTAGAGAAGGCGCCAAATTCATAA
- a CDS encoding YkvI family membrane protein, giving the protein MWSGGFKWMFLIIGTMIGAGYASGRELWEFFGAESGLAIFLFALLFTICTAIIMGISYQKRSKHYLPILHVLMGKRLTKLYDFMIVLYLFSTTVIMLAGGGATLEVLHLPYWLGIVFIGGCVVLLFVWDTKGMTSMNAVIIPVLIVCLLGVLVAFQTLKGFPISFRLDEQHNWPAALTFTSLNILPLVAVLAAVGGEIRHKGEIWVASLGSGLILGGISFLYNESLLQVAGDIMLYEIPLFAILKHYPYFMVIVMSGLLWMAIYTTAAAGVFGLISRLRGYIKGKAWLIALFLISLMAPLTTFGFSTLIAILYPLYGVLNLYVFASILLYPILNHSASVK; this is encoded by the coding sequence ATGTGGTCAGGCGGGTTTAAATGGATGTTTTTAATTATAGGTACGATGATTGGGGCTGGGTATGCTTCTGGTCGCGAGTTATGGGAGTTTTTTGGGGCCGAAAGCGGACTAGCCATCTTTTTATTTGCACTCTTATTTACGATTTGTACAGCGATCATTATGGGGATCAGCTATCAAAAACGGTCTAAACATTATTTACCGATCTTACATGTACTGATGGGGAAGAGGCTTACTAAACTATATGATTTTATGATCGTTCTTTACCTTTTCTCGACAACAGTAATAATGCTTGCTGGGGGCGGTGCTACTCTTGAGGTGCTTCATCTTCCATATTGGTTAGGAATTGTTTTTATCGGAGGCTGTGTCGTACTGCTTTTTGTATGGGATACAAAAGGAATGACGTCAATGAATGCAGTCATTATTCCTGTTTTAATCGTCTGCTTACTTGGTGTGTTGGTTGCTTTTCAGACGTTAAAAGGGTTTCCGATCTCTTTTCGATTAGATGAGCAGCATAATTGGCCGGCCGCGTTAACTTTTACATCTTTAAATATTCTTCCTCTTGTAGCTGTACTTGCAGCCGTAGGAGGTGAAATTCGCCATAAGGGTGAAATTTGGGTAGCGAGTTTAGGGAGCGGGCTTATTCTTGGAGGGATTTCCTTTTTATACAACGAATCACTGCTTCAAGTAGCTGGTGATATTATGCTTTACGAGATTCCTTTATTTGCTATTTTAAAGCACTATCCTTATTTTATGGTCATTGTGATGTCAGGCTTATTGTGGATGGCTATTTATACGACAGCAGCAGCAGGGGTTTTCGGTCTCATCTCTCGCTTACGAGGATATATAAAGGGGAAGGCGTGGCTGATTGCCTTATTCCTCATTTCGTTAATGGCGCCTCTTACAACATTTGGTTTTTCAACCTTAATTGCAATTTTGTATCCTCTATATGGCGTGTTGAATCTATATGTGTTTGCAAGCATCTTGCTTTATCCGATTTTAAACCATTCAGCCAGTGTGAAATAG
- the yyaC gene encoding spore protease YyaC, which yields MSTNHRLFGKSLTPIRVHMDEDDAKSTLIHNLFTHTNELTRRELVIVCIGTDRSTGDSLGPLIGTKLSEKKLQRFHVYGTLEKPVHAVNLADRLKEIEQSHYRPYILAIDACLGRVNSIGKISLANGPVQPGAAVNKQLPAVGDIHITGIVNIGGMMEYFVLQNTRLFTVMRMADTISDVIYSVDQQLPHRTKPTSLLENLKPNIFLKTKKETPF from the coding sequence ATGAGTACAAACCATCGCCTTTTCGGAAAAAGTTTGACCCCTATTCGAGTACACATGGATGAAGATGATGCCAAATCAACACTCATACACAATCTCTTCACTCATACAAATGAGCTCACCCGCCGCGAACTTGTTATTGTTTGTATCGGAACAGACCGCTCAACTGGAGATTCATTAGGTCCATTAATTGGTACTAAATTATCGGAGAAAAAGCTGCAGCGTTTTCATGTGTATGGAACGCTTGAGAAGCCAGTTCATGCCGTTAACTTGGCTGACCGCTTGAAGGAAATCGAACAATCGCATTACCGGCCTTACATTTTAGCCATTGATGCTTGCTTAGGGCGAGTGAACAGTATTGGAAAGATCTCACTTGCCAATGGCCCTGTTCAGCCAGGGGCTGCCGTTAACAAACAATTGCCGGCTGTTGGTGATATCCATATCACCGGAATCGTCAATATCGGCGGGATGATGGAGTATTTTGTGTTACAGAACACTAGATTGTTTACCGTTATGAGAATGGCTGATACGATCTCTGATGTCATATACTCTGTAGATCAACAACTGCCGCACCGAACAAAGCCAACGTCTTTACTCGAAAACTTAAAGCCTAATATTTTTCTCAAAACAAAAAAAGAGACACCTTTTTAA
- a CDS encoding DUF554 domain-containing protein: MVLTGTLVNGLAIIVAACIGLLVRGIPERVKTTVMQAIALAVVVLGIDMGLKSEQFLVVIGSLVIGGLIGEKLDLEKRLNQVGAFIERKLGSKEEGSVAKAFVTTTLIYVVGAMAVLGALDSGLRGDHSVLYTKAMLDGFSAIIFTSTLGIGVIFSAIPVVLYQGGIAILATQINAYVPSELMDMFIVEMTATGGVMIVAIGLNILGVLQIRVANLLPSILVVAVLVTGIYLI; encoded by the coding sequence ATGGTGTTGACTGGGACGCTTGTAAATGGACTTGCCATCATAGTGGCAGCTTGTATTGGATTGTTAGTGAGAGGGATACCAGAGCGAGTGAAAACGACTGTCATGCAAGCAATCGCTTTGGCAGTTGTCGTGTTAGGGATTGACATGGGACTTAAGAGCGAACAGTTTTTAGTCGTTATCGGAAGTTTAGTCATTGGCGGATTAATTGGTGAGAAATTAGATTTAGAAAAGCGATTAAATCAGGTGGGTGCTTTTATCGAAAGGAAGCTCGGCTCAAAAGAAGAGGGGTCGGTAGCAAAGGCATTTGTCACGACAACTCTTATTTATGTAGTAGGGGCGATGGCTGTACTCGGTGCACTTGACAGCGGACTTCGCGGAGATCATTCGGTTCTTTATACAAAAGCGATGCTTGATGGATTTTCAGCCATTATCTTCACTTCCACCTTAGGTATAGGAGTTATTTTCTCAGCCATACCTGTCGTGCTGTATCAAGGCGGGATAGCAATTTTAGCAACTCAAATTAATGCTTATGTTCCTAGTGAGCTGATGGATATGTTTATTGTAGAAATGACAGCTACAGGCGGAGTGATGATTGTTGCTATCGGGTTGAATATTTTAGGAGTTTTGCAGATAAGGGTGGCTAATTTACTGCCAAGTATCCTTGTGGTTGCAGTATTAGTTACGGGCATTTATTTAATTTAA
- a CDS encoding aminotransferase class V-fold PLP-dependent enzyme — translation MIYFDHAASSYPKPKAVGEAMIEAVNEYAANPGRGGHQLAERAGRVIQEARNELAAFFNAPNGKHVWFYQNATMALNQAISGFPFEEGDHIVTTAFEHNSVLRPLHQAAKLRGISVTYIQPDEDGIISIDEMREAAGERTKAIIVSHASNVTGAIVPLKEVKQIAEEVGAILIVDASQTAGTLSIDMERDGIDLLAFAGHKSLLGPQGTGVLISKHDYQLLPLMHGGTGSYSESSTQPSEWPDRYEAGTLNTPGIAGLLAALKDVKKRGIDEVYQHEQNLLALFLEGLRKLETAEVFGPAHLHQRLAVCSFRLKEVESHELAFILDEHYGMAVRAGLHCAPMTHHSLETVDTGLVRVSFGPYNTEDEVKQLVEALIEIEQAF, via the coding sequence GGACACCAGCTCGCTGAAAGAGCAGGCCGAGTGATTCAGGAAGCAAGAAACGAATTAGCTGCCTTTTTTAATGCACCTAATGGCAAGCATGTTTGGTTTTATCAGAACGCAACGATGGCATTGAATCAGGCGATAAGCGGGTTTCCTTTTGAAGAAGGGGATCATATTGTAACAACAGCCTTTGAACATAATTCTGTCTTAAGGCCCCTGCATCAGGCTGCTAAGCTAAGAGGCATTTCGGTTACGTATATCCAACCGGATGAAGATGGCATCATTTCAATCGATGAGATGAGAGAGGCTGCAGGAGAGCGTACGAAAGCAATTATTGTTTCACATGCTTCTAATGTGACGGGCGCTATTGTTCCTTTAAAAGAGGTGAAGCAGATTGCCGAAGAGGTTGGTGCCATCCTTATTGTCGATGCCTCACAAACAGCAGGAACCTTGTCCATTGATATGGAAAGAGACGGAATTGACCTGTTGGCATTTGCAGGCCACAAAAGTTTATTAGGACCCCAAGGGACAGGGGTCCTCATTTCTAAGCATGATTATCAGCTTCTGCCCCTTATGCACGGAGGCACTGGGAGTTACTCAGAGAGCAGTACTCAGCCGTCTGAGTGGCCGGATCGTTATGAGGCAGGGACATTGAATACACCGGGGATTGCAGGATTACTCGCCGCTTTAAAAGATGTTAAAAAGCGAGGAATTGATGAGGTCTATCAACACGAGCAAAATCTTTTAGCATTGTTCTTAGAAGGGCTTAGGAAGCTAGAAACAGCAGAAGTTTTCGGTCCTGCTCATTTACATCAACGATTAGCCGTTTGTTCCTTCCGGTTAAAAGAGGTGGAAAGTCATGAGCTGGCATTTATTTTAGATGAGCATTACGGAATGGCCGTACGAGCAGGCCTTCATTGTGCACCAATGACTCATCATTCACTTGAAACCGTTGATACAGGGCTCGTTCGTGTAAGTTTTGGCCCTTATAATACAGAAGACGAAGTCAAACAATTAGTAGAGGCATTAATAGAGATAGAGCAAGCATTTTAG